acaatgaaaaatcgaaggtacatatatttcgagatcatccggttggcacagaggctagtatcgtcacaaatgagatcagtttgtatatgtggaatcatttttcatGGGCTGctaaaagtttcaagcatgtagctcctcgataccgtgatgctctagtctctcacatcagggtaagaattaaatttggatgtcttgcatatcattacatgatccatattatttttggttatataaataaattttttattatatgaataatttcatgtatttgctttttggtatgattactgtgtaggataatattgacttcgaggattgcactgacgaagaagtgacggcatgtattctaAAAATgactgcaaatagatacagagatcggcgatgtaggcttcataaatactgcaatgagctgcaggcgaaggggattgatcctgtgacccagccatacagaaattgggctgggtctagtgacaattggcggtggttatgtgagcattttggaagtgagacatttcaggtatgtctagtgttccaagtttttttaattatgttatgtcctttattggttataattgtatgtattttgtagcgacgatcggaggcgaataaggtgaataggagcaagattgattctattcacacgcaaggaagtgcctcttttgcacagggaatgaagaggatggtacgtaactacatttgcaatcatactttgtaactttttattaaatatttatattattttgatatctttttttttttttttttgtttgaacagggactatccggagtcgacgcctatgctaaattctatcaaaacaagagtggcgagttcgtgaccaaggaggcgaggcagcgtcatgtaagtatcattactctacattttgaatacttttaaagagtttgaaaaaaatttatgattttatttggtttattgtgaaggaaaaaatgttagaattgagagagcaggcgacgagggaggtgggatctgatggtgatactggatcgcagcaggtttgtttgatgacagatgatacgattttggataccgtcctcgggcggcagctaggatctgatcatagcatgcggtccaaaaaatcacgcagttcgtcatccggccggtctgatgatgcatcggtgccagaggcagttaggacatccatgagcatgatgcaagatcagattagttactggatgaatcgtagtcagacgctcgagaggatcgtagctgcggtggcgggacgac
Above is a genomic segment from Elaeis guineensis isolate ETL-2024a chromosome 1, EG11, whole genome shotgun sequence containing:
- the LOC140856685 gene encoding uncharacterized protein, whose product is MKRMGLSGVDAYAKFYQNKSGEFVTKEARQRHEKMLELREQATREVGSDGDTGSQQVCLMTDDTILDTVLGRQLGSDHSMRSKKSRSSSSGRSDDASVPEAVRTSMSMMQDQISYWMNRSQTLERIVAAVAGRLGIDASELVPLQSHHAASAPPSRHISGVQSVSGVTSASGVMSASGGRMPDDSVSDDRMSDAFWGTQIIAQRRFCERGALSGVPSGMRIAAGALIRNCGLFRHVSKNAFVSR